A single region of the Halichondria panicea chromosome 10, odHalPani1.1, whole genome shotgun sequence genome encodes:
- the LOC135342889 gene encoding uncharacterized protein LOC135342889 isoform X1 has product MYPLWTVTQQQIDKAEYESELTSHETRRAALQQRLSGDITDQDAGQLQGELEEVEGKIKKCVSGIQRSETFIHRYENDIAEIRGRGEERQRKEESAKRLFDEAMKHGYVLVNIVNMLVFGPAGTGKTNLKHLLTDNPPPLQRDSTPCMEKPVRIRPVSNTKFKSTGKGWEEMSQPKLRKLLAQIITKLPKESADPSTASRVAESLKKMTTTKLISGSDEQISDSISSPSTNDSDELSGSTRMLNKAIDEVIASVVSGVAEELKPATQGTDQLSSSDQQEGELFDSNWVYVTDCGGQPQFHDISPLFIKHISVALIVLRLIDELSSFPSDKYYKDGQLVGSPRASHMTLGETLQSLIRSIESHTSQDKKPSMIFVGTFLDQLDESSDTLIKRNQEILDMLPPDIKKLLVYNDPGLNNLIFGLNTISRDDDSLATANRIRIAVEDSIPLQVKMPIWWSFLDSLLQSLSASLERGVLSIGECLQLATRFGYFLKDLEAALVFFDNVCIAHYYPSILPNTVFVDAQIPLDKITELSQHAIFLRNAEVKSRSTLSTGMTKAEWKRFRDEGIVTLGFLRFFKKHYVEGIFSPEDMLLIMKDLLVIAPIPLVESTTHQAEFFMPSLLTSIPPAELDKIRSSFTISPFAIYFRSGCIRSGVFCCLVVDVIKRLDWKVFLPSGKLICFAKNCIQLRIPKHPFTVALIDSFSYIEVYIDVPFPLRNEICPTIRNEILSSIKLSCKALHYNNDTPETRIFCPCKKSTGSKLHLADLSERKDYWICSQEARVYGKLSDEHKIWLDNSEGSGEPSSVTRDVTERTSDQLQYPGPSSPVVEPARKKMRMTDQHTSELSSVTVMEDVCKKTGVRDQQLDQEIPESDIILIAEKFPHLLSVHKVLTIDDLQHVYEKLHTAHESASPHWLNLGLALGLSHFILTNIDTGKYRGDNVSCLREMLVKLLSTQNVTWSLLSDALKKPTVDLINLADSITVNLSTTPNLLNRFNLTPADRDGVTDITSCYGNQAGVAHALRAWQKTNPSRATFRALVEIAIGLRRGDTATDICRFIVENTS; this is encoded by the exons AATCAGCAAAGCGGTTGTTTGATGAGGCGATGAAGCACGGATATGTCTTGGTCAACATTGTCAACATGCTCGTATTTGGACCGGCGGGAACAGGGAAGACCAACCTCAAGCATCTGCTAACTGACAATCCCCCTCCACTACAGCGTGACAGCACTCCTTGTATGGAAAAGCCAGTACGCATTCGACCCGTGTCTAACACGAAATTCAAGTCAACTGGAAAAGGCTGGGAAGAGATGTCTCAGCCAAAGCTACGCAAGCTACTTGCTCAAATCATCACTAAATTACCAAAAGAAAGCGCCGATCCATCCACAGCATCAAGGGTTGCCGAGAGCTTAAAGAAGATGACCACAACCAAGCTAATTTCTGGTTCCGATGAGCAAATTTCTGATTCCATTTCGAGCCCATCGACGAACGATTCCGATGAACTTTCTGGCTCTACAAGAATGTTGAACAAAGCCATCGATGAAGTGATAGCGAGtgtagtgagtggtgtggCAGAAGAGCTGAAGCCAGCCACACAGGGAACTGACCAACTGTCGAGCAGTGACCAGCAAGAAGGAGAACTGTTTGATTCCAACTGGGTGTACGTTACCGACTGTGGCGGCCAGCCGCAATTCCACGACATCAGCCCTCTCTTCATCAAGCACATTTCGGTGGCGTTGATAGTCCTGCGTTTGATTGACGAACTCTCCAGTTTCCCTTCTGACAAGTACTACAAGGATGGGCAGCTTGTTGGTAGTCCTCGTGCATCTCACATGACCCTCGGGGAGACACTTCAGAGTCTCATTCGATCGATTGAGTCCCATACCTCACAAGACAAGAAGCCAAGTATGATCTTTGTGGGCACATTCTTGGATCAACTGGATGAGAGCTCGGATACACTTATCAAGAGGAATCAAGAGATTCTCGACATGCTGCCACCCGATATCAAGAAGCTATTGGTGTACAACGATCCTGGATTGAACAATCTTATTTTTGGTCTCAACACAATCAGCCGAGATGACGATTCACTGGCCACTGCCAATAGGATTAGAATTGCTGTTGAGGACTCTATTCCGCTACAAGTCAAAATGCCCATCTGGTGGTCCTTCTTGGATTCACTTCTCCAGAGTTTATCTGCCAGTCTCGAGCGAGGTGTATTAAGCATTGGAGAATGTCTCCAATTAGCCACTCGATTTGGTTATTTTCTCAAAGATCTTGAAGCTGCTCTGGTCTTCTTTGACAACGTGTGTATAGCGCACTACTATCCCTCCATTCTCCccaacacagtgtttgtggatgCCCAGATTCCACTAGACAAGATTACCGAGCTCTCACAGCACGCCATCTTCCTGAGGAATGCTGAAGTCAAGTCACGCTCTACTCTAAGCACAGGAATGACCAAGGCCGAGTGGAAGAGATTTCGAGATGAGGGCATAGTCACTTTAGGGTTCCTTCGATTCTTTAAAAAGCATTACGTTGAAGGCATCTTTTCTCCAGAAGATATGCTGTTGATCATGAAAGATCTTCTCGTGATTGCTCCCATTCCACTAGTGGAGTCCACTACCCACCAAGCCGAGTTCTTCATGCCATCTCTACTCACATCAATCCCACCTGCTGAGCTAGACAAGATTCGTTCCTCCTTCACAATATCTCCCTTCGCTATCTACTTTCGTAGTGGGTGTATTCGCTCTGGAGTATTTTGCTGTCTAGTTGTGGACGTGATCAAGAGGTTGGACTGGAAAGTTTTTCTCCCCTCAGGGAAACTAATCTGTTTTGCTAAAAATTGTATCCAGCTAAGAATTCCCAAGCACCCGTTTACCGTGGCTCTGATCGACTCCTTCTCGTATATCGAAGTGTACATTGACGTCCCTTTTCCTTTACGCAATGAAATATGCCCTACGATTCGCAACGAAATTTTAAGCAGCATTAAATTGTCCTGTAAAGCGTTGCATTACAACAACGACACACCCGAGACACGCATCTTTTGCCCATGCAAGAAGAGCACTGGAAGCAAATTGCACCTTGCTGATCTGAGCGAACGGAAGGACTATTGGATATGCTCCCAGGAGGCACGTGTGTATGGGAAGCTCAGTGACGAACATAAAATCTGGCTGGACAATAGCGAAGGTTCag GTGAACCATCCTCTGTTACGAGAGATGTCACTGAAAGAACGAGTGATCAGCTGCAATACCCCG GCCCATCGTCCCCTGTAGTGGAACCTGCGCGTAAGAAGATGAGAATGACTGATCAACATACCA GTGAATTGTcctctgttacagtaatggaagatgtgtgtaagaagactggagtgagggaccaacaactagatcaagaaatccctgagagtgacatcattctaatcGCGGAGAAATTTCCACACCTGCTGAGCGTGCACAAG GTTTTGACAATTGACGATCTGCAACATGTTTACGAGAAACTACACACTGCACATGAAAGTGCCAGCCCTCACTGGTTGAATCTGGGATTGGCTCTAGGTCTCAGTCATTTCATTCTCACCAATATCGATACCGGAAAGTATCGTGGCGATAATGTGTCGTGCTTGCGTGAAATGTTGGTTAAGCTCCTGAGTACGCAAAATGTAACATGGAGTCTCCTGTCAGACGCTCTCAAAAAACCCACAGTGGATCTCATCAATTTGGCTGACAGCATCACAG TCAATCTATCCACAACTCCTAACCTGCTCAATCGATTCAACCTCACCCCAGCCGACCGTGATGGTGTAACTGATATCACAAGTTGTTATGGCAATCAAGCTGGAGTGGCTCATGCATTGAGAGCGTGGCAAAAAACAAATCCTTCCAGAGCTACCTTCAGGGCCTTGGTGGAAATTGCCATAGGACTGAGAAGAGGAGACACTGCTACAGACATTTGTAGATTCATTGTAGAGAATACGAGTTGA
- the LOC135342889 gene encoding uncharacterized protein LOC135342889 isoform X2 gives MYPLWTVTQQQIDKAEYESELTSHETRRAALQQRLSGDITDQDAGQLQGELEEVEGKIKKCVSGIQRSETFIHRYENDIAEIRGRGEERQRKEESAKRLFDEAMKHGYVLVNIVNMLVFGPAGTGKTNLKHLLTDNPPPLQRDSTPCMEKPVRIRPVSNTKFKSTGKGWEEMSQPKLRKLLAQIITKLPKESADPSTASRVAESLKKMTTTKLISGSDEQISDSISSPSTNDSDELSGSTRMLNKAIDEVIASVVSGVAEELKPATQGTDQLSSSDQQEGELFDSNWVYVTDCGGQPQFHDISPLFIKHISVALIVLRLIDELSSFPSDKYYKDGQLVGSPRASHMTLGETLQSLIRSIESHTSQDKKPSMIFVGTFLDQLDESSDTLIKRNQEILDMLPPDIKKLLVYNDPGLNNLIFGLNTISRDDDSLATANRIRIAVEDSIPLQVKMPIWWSFLDSLLQSLSASLERGVLSIGECLQLATRFGYFLKDLEAALVFFDNVCIAHYYPSILPNTVFVDAQIPLDKITELSQHAIFLRNAEVKSRSTLSTGMTKAEWKRFRDEGIVTLGFLRFFKKHYVEGIFSPEDMLLIMKDLLVIAPIPLVESTTHQAEFFMPSLLTSIPPAELDKIRSSFTISPFAIYFRSGCIRSGVFCCLVVDVIKRLDWKVFLPSGKLICFAKNCIQLRIPKHPFTVALIDSFSYIEVYIDVPFPLRNEICPTIRNEILSSIKLSCKALHYNNDTPETRIFCPCKKSTGSKLHLADLSERKDYWICSQEARVYGKLSDEHKIWLDNSEGSGEPSSVTRDVTERTSDQLQYPGPSSPVVEPARKKMRMTDQHTIMEDVCKKTGVRDQQLDQEIPESDIILIAEKFPHLLSVHKVLTIDDLQHVYEKLHTAHESASPHWLNLGLALGLSHFILTNIDTGKYRGDNVSCLREMLVKLLSTQNVTWSLLSDALKKPTVDLINLADSITVNLSTTPNLLNRFNLTPADRDGVTDITSCYGNQAGVAHALRAWQKTNPSRATFRALVEIAIGLRRGDTATDICRFIVENTS, from the exons AATCAGCAAAGCGGTTGTTTGATGAGGCGATGAAGCACGGATATGTCTTGGTCAACATTGTCAACATGCTCGTATTTGGACCGGCGGGAACAGGGAAGACCAACCTCAAGCATCTGCTAACTGACAATCCCCCTCCACTACAGCGTGACAGCACTCCTTGTATGGAAAAGCCAGTACGCATTCGACCCGTGTCTAACACGAAATTCAAGTCAACTGGAAAAGGCTGGGAAGAGATGTCTCAGCCAAAGCTACGCAAGCTACTTGCTCAAATCATCACTAAATTACCAAAAGAAAGCGCCGATCCATCCACAGCATCAAGGGTTGCCGAGAGCTTAAAGAAGATGACCACAACCAAGCTAATTTCTGGTTCCGATGAGCAAATTTCTGATTCCATTTCGAGCCCATCGACGAACGATTCCGATGAACTTTCTGGCTCTACAAGAATGTTGAACAAAGCCATCGATGAAGTGATAGCGAGtgtagtgagtggtgtggCAGAAGAGCTGAAGCCAGCCACACAGGGAACTGACCAACTGTCGAGCAGTGACCAGCAAGAAGGAGAACTGTTTGATTCCAACTGGGTGTACGTTACCGACTGTGGCGGCCAGCCGCAATTCCACGACATCAGCCCTCTCTTCATCAAGCACATTTCGGTGGCGTTGATAGTCCTGCGTTTGATTGACGAACTCTCCAGTTTCCCTTCTGACAAGTACTACAAGGATGGGCAGCTTGTTGGTAGTCCTCGTGCATCTCACATGACCCTCGGGGAGACACTTCAGAGTCTCATTCGATCGATTGAGTCCCATACCTCACAAGACAAGAAGCCAAGTATGATCTTTGTGGGCACATTCTTGGATCAACTGGATGAGAGCTCGGATACACTTATCAAGAGGAATCAAGAGATTCTCGACATGCTGCCACCCGATATCAAGAAGCTATTGGTGTACAACGATCCTGGATTGAACAATCTTATTTTTGGTCTCAACACAATCAGCCGAGATGACGATTCACTGGCCACTGCCAATAGGATTAGAATTGCTGTTGAGGACTCTATTCCGCTACAAGTCAAAATGCCCATCTGGTGGTCCTTCTTGGATTCACTTCTCCAGAGTTTATCTGCCAGTCTCGAGCGAGGTGTATTAAGCATTGGAGAATGTCTCCAATTAGCCACTCGATTTGGTTATTTTCTCAAAGATCTTGAAGCTGCTCTGGTCTTCTTTGACAACGTGTGTATAGCGCACTACTATCCCTCCATTCTCCccaacacagtgtttgtggatgCCCAGATTCCACTAGACAAGATTACCGAGCTCTCACAGCACGCCATCTTCCTGAGGAATGCTGAAGTCAAGTCACGCTCTACTCTAAGCACAGGAATGACCAAGGCCGAGTGGAAGAGATTTCGAGATGAGGGCATAGTCACTTTAGGGTTCCTTCGATTCTTTAAAAAGCATTACGTTGAAGGCATCTTTTCTCCAGAAGATATGCTGTTGATCATGAAAGATCTTCTCGTGATTGCTCCCATTCCACTAGTGGAGTCCACTACCCACCAAGCCGAGTTCTTCATGCCATCTCTACTCACATCAATCCCACCTGCTGAGCTAGACAAGATTCGTTCCTCCTTCACAATATCTCCCTTCGCTATCTACTTTCGTAGTGGGTGTATTCGCTCTGGAGTATTTTGCTGTCTAGTTGTGGACGTGATCAAGAGGTTGGACTGGAAAGTTTTTCTCCCCTCAGGGAAACTAATCTGTTTTGCTAAAAATTGTATCCAGCTAAGAATTCCCAAGCACCCGTTTACCGTGGCTCTGATCGACTCCTTCTCGTATATCGAAGTGTACATTGACGTCCCTTTTCCTTTACGCAATGAAATATGCCCTACGATTCGCAACGAAATTTTAAGCAGCATTAAATTGTCCTGTAAAGCGTTGCATTACAACAACGACACACCCGAGACACGCATCTTTTGCCCATGCAAGAAGAGCACTGGAAGCAAATTGCACCTTGCTGATCTGAGCGAACGGAAGGACTATTGGATATGCTCCCAGGAGGCACGTGTGTATGGGAAGCTCAGTGACGAACATAAAATCTGGCTGGACAATAGCGAAGGTTCag GTGAACCATCCTCTGTTACGAGAGATGTCACTGAAAGAACGAGTGATCAGCTGCAATACCCCG GCCCATCGTCCCCTGTAGTGGAACCTGCGCGTAAGAAGATGAGAATGACTGATCAACATACCA taatggaagatgtgtgtaagaagactggagtgagggaccaacaactagatcaagaaatccctgagagtgacatcattctaatcGCGGAGAAATTTCCACACCTGCTGAGCGTGCACAAG GTTTTGACAATTGACGATCTGCAACATGTTTACGAGAAACTACACACTGCACATGAAAGTGCCAGCCCTCACTGGTTGAATCTGGGATTGGCTCTAGGTCTCAGTCATTTCATTCTCACCAATATCGATACCGGAAAGTATCGTGGCGATAATGTGTCGTGCTTGCGTGAAATGTTGGTTAAGCTCCTGAGTACGCAAAATGTAACATGGAGTCTCCTGTCAGACGCTCTCAAAAAACCCACAGTGGATCTCATCAATTTGGCTGACAGCATCACAG TCAATCTATCCACAACTCCTAACCTGCTCAATCGATTCAACCTCACCCCAGCCGACCGTGATGGTGTAACTGATATCACAAGTTGTTATGGCAATCAAGCTGGAGTGGCTCATGCATTGAGAGCGTGGCAAAAAACAAATCCTTCCAGAGCTACCTTCAGGGCCTTGGTGGAAATTGCCATAGGACTGAGAAGAGGAGACACTGCTACAGACATTTGTAGATTCATTGTAGAGAATACGAGTTGA
- the LOC135342889 gene encoding uncharacterized protein LOC135342889 isoform X6, translating into MKHGHVLVNIVNMLVFGPAGTGKTNLKHLLTDKPPPPQREITPCMEKPVRIRPVSNSKFKSTGRGWEEMSQPKLRKLLAEIIAKLPKESADPSTASRVAKSLKKMTTTELISGSDEQISDSISSPLRNDSDTLSGSARMLKKAIDEVIASVVSGVAEELKPATQGTDQLSSSDQQEGELFNSNWVYVTDCGGQPQFHDISPLFIKHISVALIVLRLIDELSSFPSDEYYKDGQLVGSPHASHMTIGETLQSLIRSIESHTSQDKKPKMIFVGTFLDQLKSSDTIIKRNQEILDILPPDIEKLLVYEDLGMKNLIFGLNTISRKDNSLTTANRIRIAIERSIPLQVKMPIWWSFLDSLLQSLSAGLERGVLGIEECLQLATRFGYFLKDLEAALVFFDSVCIVHYYPSILPNTVFVDAQIPLDKITELSQHAIFLRNACSTVSPGGTDAEWKRFRDEGIITVKFLQFFEKHYVEGIFSPEDMLLIMKKLLVIAPIPLVESTTHQAEFFMPSLLKSVQPAELDKIRSSFTISPFAIYFRSGCIRSGVFCCLVVDVIKRLSWKILLPSGKPICFSKNCIQLRIPKHPYTVALIDSFSYIEVYIDVPFPLRNEICPTIRNEILNSIKLSCQALHYNNDTPETGIFCPCKQSTGSKLHLADVSERKDYWICSQEARVYGKLSDEHRIWLDNSEGSGEPSSVMRDVTERTSDQLQYPGPSSPVVEPARKKMRMTDQHTSELSSVTVMEDVCKKTGVRDQQLDQEIPESDIILIAEKFPHLLSVHKVLTIDDLQHVYEKLHTAHESASPHWLNLGLALGLSHFILTNIDTGKYRGDNVSCLREMLVKLLSTQNVTWSLLSDALKKPTVDLINLADSITVNLSTTPNLLNRFNLTPADRDGVTDITSCYGNQAGVAHALRAWQKTNPSRATFRALVEIAIGLRRGDTATDICRFIVENTS; encoded by the exons ATGAAGCACGGACATGTCTTGGTCAACATTGTCAACATGCTTGTGTTTGGACCGGCGGGAACAGGGAAGACCAACCTCAAGCACCTGCTAACCGACAAGCCCCCTCCACCACAGCGTGAAATCACTCCTTGTATGGAAAAGCCAGTACGCATTCGACCTGTGTCCAACTCGAAATTCAAGTCAACTGGAAGAGGCTGGGAAGAGATGTCTCAGCCAAAGCTGCGTAAGCTACTTGCTGAAATCATCGCTAAGTTACCAAAAGAAAGCGCCGATCCATCCACCGCATCAAGGGTTGCCAAGAGTTTGAAGAAGATGACCACAACCGAGCTAATTTCTGGTTCCGATGAGCAAATTTCTGATTCCATTTCGAGCCCATTGAGGAACGATTCCGATACACTTTCTGGCTCTGCAAGAATGTTGAAGAAAGCCATCGATGAAGTGATAGCGAGtgtagtgagtggtgtggCAGAAGAGCTGAAGCCAGCCACACAAGGAACTGACCAACTGTCGAGCAGTGACCAGCAAGAAGGAGAACTGTTTAATTCCAACTGGGTGTATGTTACCGACTGCGGCGGCCAGCCGCAATTCCACGATATCAGCCCTCTCTTCATTAAGCACATTTCGGTGGCGTTGATAGTCCTGCGTTTGATTGACGAACTCTCCAGTTTTCCTTCTGACGAGTACTACAAGGATGGGCAGCTTGTTGGTAGTCCTCATGcatctcacatgaccatcgGGGAGACACTTCAGAGTCTCATTCGATCCATTGAGTCCCATACCTCACAAGACAAGAAGCCGAAGATGATCTTTGTGGGCACATTCTTGGATCAGTTGAAGAGCTCGGATACAATTATCAAGAGAAATCAAGAGATTCTCGACATACTGCCACCCGATATCGAGAAGCTATTGGTGTACGAAGATCTTGGAATGAAAAATCTGATTTTTGGTCTCAACACAATCAGCCGAAAAGATAATTCACTGACCACTGCCAATAGGATTAGAATTGCTATTGAGCGTTCTATTCCGCTACAAGTCAAAATGCCCATCTGGTGGTCCTTCTTGGATTCACTTCTCCAGAGTTTATCTGCCGGTCTCGAGCGAGGTGTACTCGGCATTGAAGAATGTCTCCAATTAGCCACTCGATTTGGTTATTTTCTCAAAGATCTTGAAGCTGCACTGGTCTTCTTTGACAGCGTGTGTATAGTGCACTACTATCCCTCCATTCTCCccaacacagtgtttgtggatgCCCAGATTCCACTAGACAAGATCACCGAGCTCTCACAGCACGCCATCTTCCTGAGGAATGCATGCTCTACTGTTAGCCCAGGAGGGACAGATGCCGAATGGAAAAGATTTCGAGACGAGGGCATAATCACTGTAAAGTTCCTACAATTCTTCGAGAAGCATTACGTTGAAGGCATCTTTTCTCCAGAAGATATGCTGTTGATCATGAAAAAGCTTCTTGTGATTGCTCCCATTCCACTAGTGGAGTCCACTACCCACCAAGCCGAGTTCTTCATGCCATCTCTACTCAAATCGGTCCAACCTGCTGAGCTAGACAAGATTCGTTCCTCCTTCACGATATCACCCTTCGCTATCTACTTTCGTAGTGGGTGTATTCGCTCTGGAGTCTTTTGCTGTCTAGTTGTGGACGTGATCAAGAGGCTGAGCTGGAAAATTTTGCTCCCCTCAGGGAAACCAATCTGTTTCTCTAAAAATTGTATCCAGCTAAGAATTCCCAAGCACCCGTATACCGTGGCTCTGATCGACTCCTTCTCGTATATCGAAGTGTACATTGACGTCCCTTTTCCTTTACGCAATGAAATATGCCCTACGATTCGCAACGAAATTTTAAACAGCATTAAATTGTCTTGTCAAGCGTTGCATTACAACAACGACACACCCGAGACAGGCATCTTTTGCCCATGCAAGCAGAGCACTGGAAGCAAATTGCACCTTGCAGATGTGAGTGAACGGAAGGACTATTGGATATGCTCCCAGGAGGCACGTGTGTATGGGAAGCTCAGTGACGAACATAGAATCTGGCTGGACAATAGCGAAGGTTCag GTGAACCATCCTCTGTTATGAGAGATGTCACTGAAAGAACGAGTGATCAGCTGCAATACCCCG GCCCATCGTCCCCTGTAGTGGAACCTGCGCGTAAGAAGATGAGAATGACTGATCAACATACCA GTGAATTGTcctctgttacagtaatggaagatgtgtgtaagaagactggagtgagggaccaacaactagatcaagaaatccctgagagtgacatcattctaatcGCGGAGAAATTTCCACACCTGCTGAGCGTGCACAAG GTTTTGACAATTGACGATCTGCAACATGTTTACGAGAAACTACACACTGCACATGAAAGTGCCAGCCCTCACTGGTTGAATCTGGGATTGGCTCTAGGTCTCAGTCATTTCATTCTCACCAATATCGATACCGGAAAGTATCGTGGCGATAATGTGTCGTGCTTGCGTGAAATGTTGGTTAAGCTCCTGAGTACGCAAAATGTAACATGGAGTCTCCTGTCAGACGCTCTCAAAAAACCCACAGTGGATCTCATCAATTTGGCTGACAGCATCACAG TCAATCTATCCACAACTCCTAACCTGCTCAATCGATTCAACCTCACCCCAGCCGACCGTGATGGTGTAACTGATATCACAAGTTGTTATGGCAATCAAGCTGGAGTGGCTCATGCATTGAGAGCGTGGCAAAAAACAAATCCTTCCAGAGCTACCTTCAGGGCCTTGGTGGAAATTGCCATAGGACTGAGAAGAGGAGACACTGCTACAGACATTTGTAGATTCATTGTAGAGAATACGAGTTGA